A single region of the Bicyclus anynana chromosome 14, ilBicAnyn1.1, whole genome shotgun sequence genome encodes:
- the LOC112050601 gene encoding flexible cuticle protein 12-like — MKSFVAILALVAVAAADVAHILRSPEADASIVQQDADVFPDQYQYSYGTSNGISGQEAGVLQNPGREDEGIEVQGSNSWTAPDGQVIKTVYTAGKDGYRAEGAHIPVAPPVPEYILRALAFIESRPPQPQKN; from the exons ATG AAATCCTTCGTCGCAATCCTCGCCCTCGTGGCCGTCGCCGCCGCCGACGTGGCCCACATCCTCCGCTCCCCCGAAGCAGACGCCTCCATTGTCCAGCAGGACGCCGACGTGTTCCCCGACCAGTACCAGTACAGTTACGGCACCAGCAACGGCATCAGCGGCCAAGAGGCCGGCGTTCTTCAGAACCCTGGCAGG gAGGACGAAGGTATCGAAGTCCAAGGCTCCAACTCTTGGACTGCCCCTGATGGTCAGGTCATCAAGACTGTCTACACCGCTGGCAAGGACGGATACCGCGCCGAG GGTGCCCATATCCCCGTCGCTCCCCCGGTACCAGAGTACATCCTTAGAGCACTCGCCTTCATCGAATCTCGCCCACCCCAACCCCAAAAGAATTAA